Within the Methanothermobacter sp. genome, the region CACATACTTGCACCCACGGAGCCCTCGGAGCATTCGCCACAGGTATAGGATCAACAGACATGGCAATGGTCCTAGCCACTGGAAAATTATGGTTCAAAGTCCCAGAAACCATCCAATTCAAAATAGAAGGCCAACTCAAAGATCATGTATATGCAAAAGATATCATATTATATATCATAGGAAAAATTGGGATAGACGGAGCCACATACAAGGCCTGTGAATTCACAGGAAGCACAGTGAAAAACATGAACATTTCAGAAAGGCTCGTGCTCTGCAACATGGCAATCGAAATGGGCGGAAAAACAGGAATCATAGAAGCAGACGAAAAAACCATAGAATACGTGAAAAAAAGATCCAACAAACCCTACAATATCATGAAAACAGACCCTGATGCACCTTCACTCGAAACCATGCAAGTAAACATTGAAAATCTTGAACCACAGATAGCATGTCCACACAGCGTAGACAATGTGAAACCGATAAGTGAAGTAGAAGGAACAGAAATAGATCAGATATTCATAGGATCATGCACAAACGGACGCATAGAAGATCTAAGAGACGCTGCAAAAATACTAAAAGGCAAAGAAATATCAGAAAAAGTCAGAATGCTAATAATACCTGCTTCAAGAGAAGTTTACACAAAAGCATTAAACGAAGGCCTAATAAAAATATTCATAGATGCAGGTGCACTAGTATGCAACCCATGTTGCGGCCCATGCCTTGGAGGACATATAGGACTCCTCGGACCGGGAGAAGTCAGCCTCTCAACTTCTAATCGGAACTTCAAAGGCAGACAAGGAAGCCCAGAATCAGAAGTATACCTGTCATCGGCAGCAGTAGCCGCAGCATCCGCAATAACAGGAAAAATAACACACCCAAAGAATATTTAAGGTGTGAAAGCCCATGAAAGGAAGAGTTTGGAAATTCCCAGATAATATCGACACCGACCAGATAATACCTGGCAGATACCTTGTCATAAGAGACCCTAAAAAACTTGCGAAACACTTAATGGAAGGTATAGACCCAGAATTCCCAGATAAAGTTAAAAAGGGTGATTTCATAGTCGCGGGAAAAAATTTTGGATGTGGTTCATCAAGAGAACACGCACCCCTAGCCTTAAAGGGTGCTGGGATATCAGCAGTAATCGCAGAATCATTCGCAAGAATATTCTACCGTAATGCAATAAACCTTGGAATACCCTTACTAGAGGCCCCCGGCATATCAAAACACTTGAAGACAGGAG harbors:
- a CDS encoding 3-isopropylmalate dehydratase small subunit, yielding MKGRVWKFPDNIDTDQIIPGRYLVIRDPKKLAKHLMEGIDPEFPDKVKKGDFIVAGKNFGCGSSREHAPLALKGAGISAVIAESFARIFYRNAINLGIPLLEAPGISKHLKTGERIEIDLENGIIKKNKKEFKFKKLPEFMVEILKKGGLIPYLKNKNW
- the hacA gene encoding homoaconitase large subunit, translated to MSMTISEKILAKAAGKKEVEAGEIIMANIDVAMMHDLTGPLAVEAFKKIGSEKVWDPSKIVVLFDHQVPADSIEAAENHIIMRKFVEEQGIKDFYDVREGICHQILPEKGHVVPGDVIVGTDSHTCTHGALGAFATGIGSTDMAMVLATGKLWFKVPETIQFKIEGQLKDHVYAKDIILYIIGKIGIDGATYKACEFTGSTVKNMNISERLVLCNMAIEMGGKTGIIEADEKTIEYVKKRSNKPYNIMKTDPDAPSLETMQVNIENLEPQIACPHSVDNVKPISEVEGTEIDQIFIGSCTNGRIEDLRDAAKILKGKEISEKVRMLIIPASREVYTKALNEGLIKIFIDAGALVCNPCCGPCLGGHIGLLGPGEVSLSTSNRNFKGRQGSPESEVYLSSAAVAAASAITGKITHPKNI